The nucleotide sequence TTTTTGCTTTTCATAGACCGGAGGGGCTTGTTTCTCAATAGTCTCTCTGGTGATTACACATCGTGCAATATTTTTCATTGAAGGAAGGGTAAACATGATATCAAGCATGGCGGCTTCCATGATGGAACGCAAACCGCGAGCTCCCGTTTTCCGGGCTTTGGCCCTTTTTACGATCGCTTTCAGTGCTTCTTCTTCAATTTCCAGCTCCACGTCTTCCATATTAAACAATTTTGTGTATTGCTTAACCAATGCATTTTTAGGAGCGGTTAAAATATCGAGCATGGCATCATCAGAAAGTTCATGAAGCCCTGAGATGACAGGTAATCGCCCAATAAGTTCAGGAATCAACCCATAATGCTGCAGGTCTTCGGGCTCCACGTGAGTGAAAATCTCCGGATCATCTTTATCGAACTTTACCTGCTCTTTGGTATGAAATCCCATCACACTGGTAGAAAGCCGGCGAGAAATAATTTGTTCCAAACCGGAAAAAGCACCGCCACAAATAAATAGGATGTTGGAAGTATCAAGTTGAATAAAACTCTGTTCCGGATGCTTTCTGCCGCCTTTAGGCGGAATGTTTGCCACAGTTCCTTCTAAAATCTTCAGAAGAGCCTGCTGTACGCCTTCTCCGCTTACATCACGGGTTATTGAAGGGTTATCACTCTTGCGGGCCACCTTGTCCACCTCGTCAATATATACGATTCCGCGTTTTGCACGCTCAACATCG is from Gracilimonas sp. and encodes:
- the clpX gene encoding ATP-dependent Clp protease ATP-binding subunit ClpX, whose protein sequence is MSEKDKNSDIVHCSFCSRSSLEVNSMVAGPGVYICDRCVEDASSIIESDLASLARRREKSYKPMLKPVEIKNKLDDYVIGQELAKKTLSVAVYNHYKRISAESAEIDDTQIEKSNIMLLGPTGSGKTLLARTLARIIDVPFTIADATVLTEAGYVGEDVESILSNLLQSADYDVERAKRGIVYIDEVDKVARKSDNPSITRDVSGEGVQQALLKILEGTVANIPPKGGRKHPEQSFIQLDTSNILFICGGAFSGLEQIISRRLSTSVMGFHTKEQVKFDKDDPEIFTHVEPEDLQHYGLIPELIGRLPVISGLHELSDDAMLDILTAPKNALVKQYTKLFNMEDVELEIEEEALKAIVKRAKARKTGARGLRSIMEAAMLDIMFTLPSMKNIARCVITRETIEKQAPPVYEKQKASA